CATGTTGTTGGTTACCAATATCCGCGAACTTGGCAACCGCAAAGGCAGTTGGATTGTAGTTGGTTTTGGTATTGCTTATATGGCCCTGGAAGTAGTTCTTTTTCAGTTATACCGCAGCTCTACTTTAACTTTGGGTTTAAACTTAATTGGGGCTTTAATTTTAAATTTTTACTTCTGGCCCAAATACATCGGGTTTAATCAAGGCTACGAAGCCAAACCAATCTGGCGGGCTTTGCTGATTTCTATTTTAATTGTATTGCCTTTAATCATTATTGCCAGCTTGCTTCCGCAACCAGAATAAGCCTTTTTTACTTTTAGCTTTTGGGTTGATTTCAATGGTTTTTTAGACGCTCTAACCCCAAGGCTACTATCCATAACTTTTCAGAATTTATAATTCTTTTGGGATAAAAAACGCGGTTATCTTTGTTGTAAAAAGATGGCTTATACCGAGCCGTCCGGCTGAATTTTGCTTTTTACCAAAAAATTTCAGCTAGTTGTCTATCCGATAAATGAATAAATGGCGAAAATAAAAACCTCTTACTTCTGCCAGAGTTGTGGGGCGCAATCCGCAAAATGGATTGGTCGTTGCCCAGCTTGTGGCGAATGGAATACCTACGTAGAAGAAGTACTGCAACGCGAAGAAGCAGCCGGACCAGCTTCCTGGAAATCCTCTTCGTCGCTGCAAATAGCAAACAAACCCCGGCCTATTGCCGAAATCAGCTACTCCGAAGAATTGCGCCTGGATACCCGCGACCAGGAATTAAACCGGGTTTTAGGCGGCGGCATTGTGCCGGGCTCCATGGTTTTAATTGGCGGCGAACCGGGCATTGGTAAATCTACTTTAATGCTGCAGATTGCCTTAAATTTAAAAAATCAGCGGGTACTCTACATTTCCGGCGAAGAAAGCGAACAGCAAATAAAAATGCGGGCCGAACGCCTCGGTGCGCAACACCCCAACTGCTTTATTTTAACCGAAACCGGCACCCAAAATATATTCAAGCAAATTGAGCAACTGCAGCCCGAAGTATTAATCATCGACTCCATCCAAACTTTGCATTCGGCTTTTATCGAAAGTGGAGCGGGTAGTATTTCGCAGGTGCGGGAATGTACCGCCGAGTTGTTAAAATACGCTAAAGAAAGCGGTACGCCGGTGTTTTTAATCGGCCATATAACCAAAGAAGGTAACCTGGCCGGCCCTAAAATTCTGGAGCACATGGTAGATACCGTATTGCAGTTCGAAGGCGACCGCCACATGACTTACCGCATTTTACGTACCACGAAAAATCGTTTCGGTTCTACTTCCGAATTGGGCATTTACGAGATGCTGGGTACTGGTTTGCGGCAGGTTAGTAATCCTTCGGAGATATTAATTTCGCAGCGCGAAGAAAACTTTAGCGGCATTACCATTGGCGCCACTCTAGAAGGCAATCGCCCTTTATTAATTGAAGTGCAAAGTTTGGTTAGCCCGGCTACCTACGGTACGCCGCAGCGTTCCAGTACTGGTTACGATGCCAAACGGTTAAATATGTTGCTGGCCGTATTGGAAAAACGCAGTGGTTTTAAGTTAGGCTTGCAAGACGTATTTTTAAACATTGCAGGTGGCATTAAAGTAGAAGATCCGGCTATTGATTTAGCCGTGTGTGCTTCCATCCTGTCGTCGTTTGAGGATTTAGCTATTCCGCATACTACCTGCTTTGCCGCCGAGGTAGGCTTAAGTGGCGAGATCCGGGCCGTAAACCGCATCGACAACCGCATCAGCGAAGCCGAAAAGCTGGGTTTTAAAGAAATTTACATTTCTAAGTTTAATTTAAAAGGCATCGACCAGAAGAAATTAGGTATAAAAGTAAACGCGGTAAGTAAACTGGAGGAAGTTTTAAGTTCTCTTTTTGGATAAATAAAAGAAATTCACTTGGTTTTGGTTAGATAGGAGTATAAAAATCAAAAACTTAGGGTAAAATTACTGATTGTATTACAGGAATTTTTAAATTAGGCCGTACACACAACACTATTTTACCCGGGATTAATAAGTAGCCGTACACCAGCGGCATACCTGTACAAGAACTTTTATACATAAATAATTAATCCAATCCGACCTAAGCCCTGGTTTCCATCGCGCGAAGCCAGGGCAATTTCATATTAATGCGAAGCTTGCAACAAGAAAATGCATTTTTTAAAATTTTAGTTGAGCTTAAAGCTAGCGCAGCGTTCTAAGTAATTTTTGCAAAGCCAATTTTTAATTAGCTTTTGTAAAGCGCTATTGCGCCAAATGGGGAGCAGCAGTAGCTAAGCGCAATAGATACTAGTTTGGCTGTTGAGGACCTTTTAGCGTTCCGGTGCCGACGCAGGAGGCATGGCGCAGTGCAACGAGCCAAGGTTCGCTAAACCGTCCGAGAGAGCCAAACGAGGCCCGCCGGCCATGAGGCAAACTCAGCCCGTTCAAATACGATGGAACCAGTAAATGGAGACGGGAACCGGCTCCAAGTAAATACGGAAACAAACTAAATTTTTAAAAATTTACTTTTTAGCAGCTTGATAAAGCCGATGCAGGTTCCGGCTTTTAACCGGAGTAAAGTCACAGACTTTAACTTATAGATAGGCACAAGTTTGAAAACTTGCCCCAGAGAATGGGGAACAAGGAAACGGGAACCGGCGCCAAAACAAACAATAAAAAGTCCGTATCAAATATTTCATACCAATATTATATTGTTACTTTGTTTTATAGAGTAACGCTTTTGTAAATGGCCGTAACCGGAAAACTAACCGATGCTTTTAATTTGCTTTCTAAACTTACCTGGCAACGGGCGGGTAATATGGGGCAAGTGGTAAGCAGCTACATCTTATCGAAGCTTACCCAAAAAGCCACGCACTGGGGTAGCCCCATCAGTATTTCGTTTGAGCCTACTACCTCGTGTAATTTGCGTTGCCCCGAGTGCCCCAGCGGTTTGCGTTCGTTTACCCGACCTACCGGCATGCTGCCTGATGAGTTATTCCGGAATACCATCGACCAACTGCATCAGAAATTATTGTACTTAATTTTTTACTTTCAGGGCGAACCTTATTTGCATCCCCGCTTCCTGGAAATGGTACAGTATGCTTCTAAAAGAAAAATATACACAGCCACTTCTACCAATGCGCATTACCTTACCGAAGAAAACGCCCGCAAAACCGTAGAATCGGGTCTGGATCGGTTGATTATTTCCATCGACGGTACCAGCCAAGAAACTTACCAGGCTTACCGCGTAGGTGGCAACTTAAATAAAGTAATCGAAGGCACCCGCAACCTGATCAAGTGGAAGAAAGAGTTAAAATCCAAAACCCCTTTCGTGATTTTTCAATTTTTGGTGGTGCGGCCCAACGAACACCAGATAGCCGATGTTAAAAAACTGGCGGCGGAGTTAGGCGTAGACGATGTGTGGTTTAAAACAGCGCAAATTTACGATTATGCGCAAGGTTCGCCGTTAATACCTACTATAGATTATTACTCGCGGTACCAGAATACCGGCAACGGTACGTATCAGATTAAAAATAAATTGCTTAATCATTGCTGGCGCATGTGGCATTCCTGCGTTATAACCTGGGACGGCCTGGTAGTACCCTGTTGTTTTGACAAAGACGCCGAATACCGCATGGGTGATTTAAAAACCGAAAGTTTCCGGGCTTTGTGGCGCGGCACGCATTATCAGAAATTCCGGGGAGCCGTTTTAAAATCGCGGAGCCAGGTAGAAATGTGCCGGAATTGCACCGAAGGCACCAAGGTGTGGGGATAAAAAGGTAACTAGCCGCCGGATTTTTAAAAATTTAAAAATAACTTACCTGGCCTTTTCAGCAGTTGAGCGGCTTAACAGCTTTTATCCATGGATCCTAAATTAATTACCATTGCTACTTTTCCGGATGCTTTAAAGGCCCAGATCATGCGCGGTCGTTTAGAAGCCGAAGGTATTCCGGCTTTTATTGCCGATGAACATACCATTACCAACCAGCCCTTTTTGTACATGGCTTACGGCGGCGTGCGCCTGCAGGTAACGGAACAAGACCGCGATCGTGCCCTAACCGTATTAAATACCAGTGAGGCCTTTGCGGTAGAAAATACACCGGAGTACTTCCCGGATCAATGCCCCAACTGCCATTCCGATAAAGTAAAAGAAACAACCTCGGCAGCAAAGCCATCGTTATTAACTTTTCTCCGCAATGCACTTACTGCCCGTCCCAGCCAGCCTTTGGTCCGGCGGTTTACCTGTCAAAATTGCGGTTACAAATGGATCATGGAAAATTAACTAAATGACCGAATTGGAAGAAGCGCTCAGTCTGTTAATTAAAAAGCTGGAAATTTGGATGAAGCAACTGGTTTTGATGTTGCCTAATCTGATTATTGCTTTAGTGCTATTAGTAATTACTTTTTACGTAGCCCGGCAAATGCGCCGGTTTTCCGAAAAATTACTGACTCGGGTATCGCACAGTGCAGCGCTTAATAATTTGTTTGCTACCATGGTGCAAACGGGGGCTTTGTTGCTGGGTATTTTCTTTGTGCTTACTATTTTAAAGCTCGACAAAACCGTTACTACCATGCTGGCTGGGGTAGGTATTATTGGGTTAGCCTTGGGTTTAGCTTTTCAGGATATTGCTACCAATTTTATTTCGGGGGTAATTATAGCGGTGCGTAAGCCCTTTACCGTAGGCGATGTAATTGAAACCAACGAGTACTTTGGCACCATCGAACGCATTAACATGCGCACCATTGATTTGCGCCGCGTAACCGGCGAATTAGTGAAAGTGCCTAACCGGAAAGTGTTCGAAAGTGTAATGGTTAACTTCACGTACTACGGCATCCGGCGTATTGATATTAAAATGCGTGTTTCGTACGCCGAAGATTTAGAACGGGTGCAGGCGTTGGTAAAAGCTTGTGTAACCGGTATTAAAGGCATGATTGAGAACCGCGAGGTAGAAGTAGTTTACGAAGAGTTCGGGGATAGCTCGGTTAACTTTTTGGTGCGGTTCTGGATTCAGTACAAACGCCAAACCGATTATG
The sequence above is a segment of the Adhaeribacter swui genome. Coding sequences within it:
- a CDS encoding putative signal transducing protein: MDPKLITIATFPDALKAQIMRGRLEAEGIPAFIADEHTITNQPFLYMAYGGVRLQVTEQDRDRALTVLNTSEAFAVENTPEYFPDQCPNCHSDKVKETTSAAKPSLLTFLRNALTARPSQPLVRRFTCQNCGYKWIMEN
- a CDS encoding SPASM domain-containing protein; its protein translation is MAVTGKLTDAFNLLSKLTWQRAGNMGQVVSSYILSKLTQKATHWGSPISISFEPTTSCNLRCPECPSGLRSFTRPTGMLPDELFRNTIDQLHQKLLYLIFYFQGEPYLHPRFLEMVQYASKRKIYTATSTNAHYLTEENARKTVESGLDRLIISIDGTSQETYQAYRVGGNLNKVIEGTRNLIKWKKELKSKTPFVIFQFLVVRPNEHQIADVKKLAAELGVDDVWFKTAQIYDYAQGSPLIPTIDYYSRYQNTGNGTYQIKNKLLNHCWRMWHSCVITWDGLVVPCCFDKDAEYRMGDLKTESFRALWRGTHYQKFRGAVLKSRSQVEMCRNCTEGTKVWG
- the radA gene encoding DNA repair protein RadA — translated: MAKIKTSYFCQSCGAQSAKWIGRCPACGEWNTYVEEVLQREEAAGPASWKSSSSLQIANKPRPIAEISYSEELRLDTRDQELNRVLGGGIVPGSMVLIGGEPGIGKSTLMLQIALNLKNQRVLYISGEESEQQIKMRAERLGAQHPNCFILTETGTQNIFKQIEQLQPEVLIIDSIQTLHSAFIESGAGSISQVRECTAELLKYAKESGTPVFLIGHITKEGNLAGPKILEHMVDTVLQFEGDRHMTYRILRTTKNRFGSTSELGIYEMLGTGLRQVSNPSEILISQREENFSGITIGATLEGNRPLLIEVQSLVSPATYGTPQRSSTGYDAKRLNMLLAVLEKRSGFKLGLQDVFLNIAGGIKVEDPAIDLAVCASILSSFEDLAIPHTTCFAAEVGLSGEIRAVNRIDNRISEAEKLGFKEIYISKFNLKGIDQKKLGIKVNAVSKLEEVLSSLFG
- a CDS encoding mechanosensitive ion channel family protein; the encoded protein is MTELEEALSLLIKKLEIWMKQLVLMLPNLIIALVLLVITFYVARQMRRFSEKLLTRVSHSAALNNLFATMVQTGALLLGIFFVLTILKLDKTVTTMLAGVGIIGLALGLAFQDIATNFISGVIIAVRKPFTVGDVIETNEYFGTIERINMRTIDLRRVTGELVKVPNRKVFESVMVNFTYYGIRRIDIKMRVSYAEDLERVQALVKACVTGIKGMIENREVEVVYEEFGDSSVNFLVRFWIQYKRQTDYVHARSAAIIKIKKAFDDNHIQIPFPIRTLDFAGKAGETLNQQLKETLEEVRESSRNKASQNGKKEAEDS